The following are encoded in a window of Lusitaniella coriacea LEGE 07157 genomic DNA:
- a CDS encoding NUDIX hydrolase: MAQTSTNPVIKSNLADFKVGVDNVIFSVDTQANRLLVLLVKRKDNPFLGSWSLPGTLVRIGESLEDAAYRILAERIRVNNLYLEQLYTFGTLGRDPRESHNSFGVRYLSVSYFALVRLEEAELITHDISTTAWHPVKKVPQLAFDHNQILEYGYQRLRNKLEYSPIAFEVLPEVFTLNDIYQLYSTILGENFADYSNFRARLLKMGILADTGAKVSRGAGRPASLYRFDAEAFAPLKDKPLVFI; encoded by the coding sequence ATGGCACAAACCAGTACCAACCCAGTAATCAAGAGCAACCTGGCAGATTTTAAAGTTGGGGTGGATAACGTCATTTTCTCCGTTGATACCCAAGCCAACCGCCTTCTCGTTCTCCTTGTCAAACGCAAAGACAATCCCTTTTTGGGATCTTGGAGTTTGCCGGGAACCCTCGTTCGTATTGGAGAATCCCTAGAAGATGCCGCCTATCGCATTTTAGCCGAGCGAATTCGCGTTAATAATCTCTACCTCGAACAACTTTACACCTTCGGTACGCTCGGACGCGATCCTAGGGAATCTCATAATAGTTTTGGCGTGCGCTATCTTTCTGTGAGTTATTTTGCTTTAGTACGATTGGAAGAAGCCGAACTCATTACTCACGACATCAGTACAACTGCTTGGCATCCCGTTAAAAAAGTTCCCCAACTCGCCTTCGATCACAACCAAATTTTAGAATACGGCTATCAACGCTTGCGCAATAAATTGGAATACAGTCCCATTGCCTTTGAAGTGTTACCAGAGGTGTTTACACTCAATGATATTTATCAACTTTACAGCACGATTTTAGGCGAAAATTTCGCCGATTATTCTAACTTTCGCGCCCGCTTACTTAAAATGGGAATATTAGCCGATACGGGAGCAAAAGTATCTCGCGGTGCGGGTCGTCCGGCGAGTTTATATCGCTTTGATGCGGAAGCCTTCGCACCTTTGAAAGATAAGCCTTTAGTCTTTATTTGA
- a CDS encoding nicotinate-nucleotide adenylyltransferase, with translation MTDIALFGTSADPPTEGHKAILKWLSNRYDWVAVWASNNPFKAHPTSLDHRMTMLQLLILEIDPVRENISLNRELSSPRSLETVQTAREQWGDEVNLTLVVGSDLIAQMPKWYRIQDLLQQVQLLIVPRSGYPIKEEHLETLRQLGGQCAIADFTPPPVSSTAYRDRGDISAIAKPVEDYIHREQLYAWHKPVPTQ, from the coding sequence ATGACCGACATTGCACTTTTTGGAACTAGCGCAGATCCTCCGACAGAAGGACACAAAGCCATTCTAAAATGGCTCTCGAATCGTTACGATTGGGTTGCAGTTTGGGCATCCAATAACCCCTTTAAAGCACACCCAACCTCCCTGGATCATCGCATGACGATGTTGCAATTGCTCATTTTGGAAATCGATCCCGTTCGCGAAAATATTAGCCTGAATCGAGAATTGAGCAGTCCTAGAAGTCTCGAAACCGTTCAAACCGCGCGAGAACAGTGGGGAGATGAAGTGAATTTGACCCTCGTTGTCGGTTCCGATCTTATCGCACAAATGCCGAAGTGGTATCGCATTCAAGACCTACTGCAACAGGTACAATTGCTAATTGTGCCGCGTTCGGGTTATCCCATAAAGGAAGAGCATTTAGAAACCCTTCGACAACTGGGAGGACAGTGCGCGATCGCGGATTTCACACCTCCTCCAGTCTCCTCTACAGCTTACCGCGATCGCGGGGACATCAGCGCGATCGCCAAACCCGTTGAGGACTATATTCATCGCGAGCAATTGTACGCATGGCACAAACCAGTACCAACCCAGTAA
- a CDS encoding nicotinate phosphoribosyltransferase, with amino-acid sequence MNERNLTLSVQDYSLLTDLYQLTMIACYAGEGLESKPSSFELFTRRLPDGFGYLIAMGLVQALEYLENLRFTPQQIEQLQKTRIFDNAPDKFWALLESGCFSGDVWAVPEGTAVFANEPLLRIDAPLWQGQLVETYLLNTLNYQTLIATKAARIRDVAGSEAKLLEFGTRRAFSPQGALWAARAALAGGMDATSNVLAALKLGCNPAGTMAHALVMVFNAVSGSEDEAFAAFGRYFPSATLLIDTYDTVAAAERLAKQIQMGEREVKGVRLDSGDLVELSQKTRSRLPDATIAASGDLDEWEISRLKQAGACIDVYGLGTKLVTGKPVNGVYKLVEIDGIPTMKESKNKMTYPGRKQIFRRSSQGDRLGLATESPEAGETPLLQLAMKQGKRLELEETIEVIRDRAIASVNNLPPQTRQLNTPIPLPVEISPALQELTQRLRH; translated from the coding sequence ATGAACGAACGCAATTTAACTCTTTCCGTACAAGATTACAGCCTATTAACCGACCTTTACCAGCTTACGATGATTGCCTGTTATGCGGGTGAAGGGTTGGAGTCCAAACCGTCGAGTTTTGAATTATTTACGCGGCGATTGCCCGATGGTTTTGGTTATTTAATTGCAATGGGATTGGTGCAAGCCTTGGAATATTTGGAAAATTTGCGTTTCACTCCCCAACAAATCGAACAGTTACAAAAAACGAGAATCTTTGACAATGCACCGGATAAGTTTTGGGCGCTATTGGAGTCGGGGTGTTTTAGCGGCGATGTTTGGGCGGTTCCGGAAGGGACGGCAGTGTTTGCCAACGAACCCTTATTGCGAATCGACGCACCCCTCTGGCAAGGGCAATTGGTGGAAACCTACCTGCTCAATACCTTAAATTACCAAACTTTAATTGCAACAAAGGCAGCGCGGATACGGGATGTGGCGGGTTCTGAGGCAAAGTTATTGGAATTTGGCACGCGACGGGCGTTTAGTCCCCAAGGGGCATTGTGGGCGGCGAGAGCGGCATTAGCAGGGGGAATGGATGCGACATCCAATGTGTTAGCAGCGTTGAAACTGGGGTGCAATCCTGCCGGAACGATGGCGCACGCTTTGGTGATGGTTTTCAATGCCGTTTCTGGTAGCGAGGATGAGGCGTTTGCGGCGTTTGGACGCTATTTCCCCAGCGCGACATTATTAATTGATACTTACGATACAGTGGCTGCGGCAGAACGTCTGGCAAAACAGATTCAGATGGGAGAAAGGGAGGTGAAGGGCGTGCGGTTGGATTCGGGGGATTTAGTGGAATTATCTCAAAAAACGCGATCGCGCCTACCCGACGCAACCATTGCAGCGAGTGGCGATTTGGATGAGTGGGAAATTTCCCGCTTAAAGCAAGCAGGCGCGTGTATCGATGTCTACGGACTCGGAACAAAGCTGGTAACGGGGAAACCCGTCAACGGAGTCTATAAATTGGTTGAAATTGACGGAATTCCCACAATGAAGGAGTCAAAGAACAAGATGACGTATCCGGGACGCAAGCAAATTTTCCGTCGCAGTTCCCAAGGGGATCGTTTGGGGTTAGCCACGGAATCTCCCGAAGCAGGAGAAACCCCTTTATTGCAATTGGCGATGAAACAGGGGAAACGCTTGGAATTGGAGGAAACAATTGAGGTTATTCGCGATCGCGCGATCGCTTCCGTTAACAATCTACCCCCGCAAACGCGCCAACTCAACACCCCAATTCCCCTTCCCGTTGAAATTTCTCCCGCCTTGCAGGAATTGACTCAACGCCTACGTCATTAG
- a CDS encoding DNA double-strand break repair nuclease NurA translates to MLDLTKLAGELPGISQHLKQEANASRVRLERAQELLSLARGRQEELVELQKKWRDRTIFANATPIEPLNTRIEITPTPTQHTVFATDGSQISPSHHEIAYCYLINIGRVMLHYGQSLHPLLDNLPEIYYKPEDLYISKQWGIRTDEWMGHCRTVSEAKALAEMACQWVKPPGAHYLTPNLAMVDGSLIYWFLEGMPTEARDRLLLPILDAWEELRQTKIPLIGYLSVARSSEATNFLRLQACRYDTPDCLTHCANLDRLPCQIVDPLRDTTLWGNLLQPGQRGTLWRSSAKILDLYPESLRTHFCYVHVGEEIARIEVPQWVIEDADLFNQSLSIVLGQVYKGYGYPVALAESHNQAVVRSRDRAHFFALLEQQMIRAGLRNVGTSYKEARKRSSIA, encoded by the coding sequence ATGCTCGATCTCACCAAACTTGCAGGAGAATTACCCGGTATTAGCCAACACTTGAAGCAGGAGGCAAATGCCAGTAGAGTGCGTCTCGAACGGGCGCAGGAATTGCTGTCGCTGGCGCGGGGGAGACAGGAAGAATTGGTAGAATTGCAAAAAAAATGGCGCGATCGCACGATCTTTGCCAACGCCACCCCTATCGAACCCCTCAACACCCGCATAGAGATAACTCCAACCCCCACTCAACACACCGTATTCGCCACCGACGGATCGCAAATTTCCCCCTCCCACCACGAAATCGCCTACTGCTACCTGATTAATATTGGGCGAGTGATGTTGCACTACGGACAAAGTTTGCACCCTCTCCTCGACAACTTACCGGAAATTTATTACAAGCCCGAAGACCTGTATATCTCGAAACAATGGGGCATTCGCACCGATGAATGGATGGGGCATTGTCGCACGGTTTCCGAAGCAAAAGCCTTGGCGGAAATGGCGTGTCAGTGGGTTAAACCTCCCGGCGCGCACTACCTTACGCCCAACTTAGCAATGGTTGATGGATCGTTGATTTACTGGTTTTTGGAGGGGATGCCCACAGAAGCGCGCGATCGCTTGTTGCTTCCCATCCTCGACGCTTGGGAAGAATTGCGCCAAACCAAAATCCCCCTCATCGGTTATCTCAGCGTTGCCCGAAGCAGCGAAGCCACCAACTTTTTACGCCTGCAAGCCTGTCGCTACGACACCCCCGACTGTCTCACCCATTGCGCCAATCTCGATCGTCTCCCCTGCCAAATCGTCGATCCCCTGCGGGATACAACCCTGTGGGGAAATTTATTGCAACCCGGACAGCGAGGGACTTTGTGGCGAAGTTCGGCGAAAATTCTCGATCTTTATCCGGAGTCCTTGCGAACTCACTTCTGTTATGTTCACGTGGGGGAAGAAATTGCCCGAATTGAAGTTCCTCAGTGGGTTATTGAAGATGCCGATCTGTTTAACCAATCCTTGAGTATTGTGTTGGGTCAAGTGTATAAAGGATATGGCTATCCCGTCGCTCTGGCAGAGTCCCATAATCAAGCCGTCGTCAGATCGCGCGATCGCGCCCACTTTTTTGCCCTTCTCGAACAACAAATGATCCGCGCCGGTTTGCGCAACGTCGGAACCTCCTACAAAGAAGCCCGAAAACGTAGCAGTATTGCCTAA
- the rpmB gene encoding 50S ribosomal protein L28: MSRKCQLTGKKANNAFAISHSHRRTHKLQQANLQWKRVWWQEGNRWVRLKLSTKAIKTLEKKGLQTMAKEAGINLNKY, from the coding sequence ATGTCCCGCAAATGCCAACTGACAGGCAAAAAAGCAAACAACGCCTTTGCCATTTCCCACTCTCACCGACGCACCCATAAACTGCAACAAGCAAACCTACAGTGGAAGCGCGTTTGGTGGCAAGAGGGCAATCGCTGGGTTAGATTGAAGCTATCGACCAAAGCCATCAAAACCCTAGAGAAAAAGGGCTTACAAACAATGGCAAAAGAAGCCGGAATTAACCTCAATAAATACTAA
- a CDS encoding MlaE family lipid ABC transporter permease subunit — protein sequence MTTLPPHQDLEHPWRIRFMAAILLTGQVCLRTIRGKIYQRKAIEHMVTAGPGSLGPVLLITGLSGAIFTVQMGRYLQQFGALSALGGAFSEAFCRELAPILTASVIAGQVGSAFAAEIGAMRVTEQIDALHMLRTDPVNYLVVPRVVACCIMVPTLTMFALVVGLAAATLVSAQLYGLSPSVFLDSVRDFLTPADVMKTLFKGFIFGAIDALIGCSWGLTTQGGAKEVGQSATVAVVTSWVLIFVVDFFLSLVLYGKPIV from the coding sequence ATGACTACCTTGCCTCCCCATCAAGATCTAGAACATCCGTGGCGTATCCGATTCATGGCAGCCATTCTCCTCACCGGTCAAGTGTGTTTGCGCACGATTCGCGGAAAAATCTATCAGCGCAAAGCCATCGAACACATGGTCACAGCAGGGCCCGGTTCTTTGGGCCCCGTCCTTTTGATTACAGGATTATCCGGTGCAATCTTCACCGTACAAATGGGGCGCTACTTACAACAATTTGGCGCGCTGAGTGCCTTGGGAGGAGCCTTTAGCGAAGCCTTTTGCCGCGAATTAGCACCGATTTTAACCGCCAGCGTCATCGCCGGACAAGTGGGTTCTGCCTTCGCCGCAGAAATTGGCGCAATGCGAGTCACCGAACAAATCGATGCACTGCATATGTTGCGCACCGACCCCGTAAATTATCTCGTCGTGCCGCGCGTCGTCGCCTGCTGCATCATGGTTCCTACCCTAACGATGTTTGCGCTAGTCGTCGGGTTGGCTGCGGCAACCCTCGTTTCCGCTCAACTCTACGGACTTTCCCCTAGCGTTTTTCTCGACTCCGTGCGCGACTTTTTGACCCCGGCTGATGTGATGAAAACCTTATTCAAAGGGTTTATTTTTGGCGCGATCGATGCGCTCATCGGTTGCAGTTGGGGATTGACGACTCAAGGCGGCGCGAAAGAAGTGGGACAATCCGCAACCGTCGCCGTTGTCACCTCTTGGGTTTTGATTTTTGTGGTTGATTTTTTCCTCTCCCTCGTCTTGTACGGCAAGCCAATTGTTTAA
- a CDS encoding ATP-binding protein, which translates to MSQNRLELFREAYRNLELLPLVHQKELQQFKVNYGGETIEELEQLVKDSPSRNGKIIFTGHRGCGKSTLLADFSEQLSNEYFVVFFSVADEIEMSDINHINILFAIALKLISEAESRQIAIPPNTQKALSQWFASRTRTETEGLAAEVGGGFSLLKLISGKLKVDATVRNEIKQEFERKITDLVAKINEIAAIINAVTTQEVLVIIDDLDKLELARVNDIYRDNIKALCLPNFQIIYTIPIAVLRDKFLRPLLETETNDQIVVMPVLKLFDKEKSHQPDAEPRAEAKELLVNILEKRILPELIQPKTLDKVVLKSGGVLREMIRIANECCRICLRQIRREPDREVIIDDDVLDEAVSEIRNDFDILLGKADYEILVTVYREFKPEDPKQPEFLDLLHGLSVLEYRNRQNWYDVHPIVVELLWEQNLLNP; encoded by the coding sequence GTGTCTCAAAATAGATTGGAGTTGTTTCGAGAAGCTTATCGAAATCTAGAGTTACTCCCTCTGGTGCATCAGAAAGAATTGCAGCAGTTTAAAGTGAACTATGGCGGCGAGACAATTGAAGAGTTAGAGCAACTGGTAAAAGATAGTCCATCTAGAAATGGCAAGATTATTTTTACGGGACACCGGGGCTGTGGAAAATCGACATTGCTGGCAGATTTTAGCGAGCAGTTAAGCAATGAATATTTTGTTGTATTCTTTTCAGTTGCCGATGAGATTGAAATGTCGGATATTAACCACATTAATATTTTATTCGCGATCGCGCTCAAACTGATTTCCGAGGCAGAATCCCGCCAAATCGCCATTCCACCCAACACCCAAAAGGCACTTTCCCAATGGTTTGCCTCTCGCACTCGCACCGAAACGGAAGGATTAGCCGCAGAAGTCGGGGGAGGATTTAGCTTATTAAAACTGATTAGCGGCAAGTTGAAAGTCGATGCCACAGTTCGCAACGAAATCAAGCAAGAATTTGAACGGAAAATAACGGATTTAGTTGCAAAAATCAATGAGATTGCAGCAATTATTAATGCCGTTACTACACAAGAAGTTTTAGTTATTATCGACGATTTAGATAAATTAGAATTGGCACGAGTGAACGATATTTATCGAGATAATATTAAAGCGCTGTGTTTGCCCAACTTTCAAATTATTTATACGATTCCCATCGCCGTTTTACGCGATAAATTTCTTAGACCACTCCTTGAGACGGAAACGAACGATCAAATTGTCGTTATGCCCGTTCTAAAGTTATTTGATAAAGAGAAAAGCCATCAACCGGATGCCGAACCCAGAGCGGAAGCCAAAGAGCTTTTAGTTAATATTCTCGAAAAACGCATTCTTCCGGAATTGATTCAACCGAAAACTCTCGATAAAGTTGTCTTAAAAAGTGGTGGTGTCTTGCGAGAGATGATTCGGATTGCCAATGAATGTTGTCGGATTTGTTTGCGTCAAATTCGGCGAGAACCGGATCGAGAAGTCATTATTGATGATGATGTTTTGGATGAAGCAGTCAGCGAGATTAGAAATGATTTTGATATTCTTTTAGGCAAGGCAGATTACGAAATTTTAGTCACGGTTTACCGCGAGTTTAAACCCGAAGACCCGAAGCAACCGGAATTTTTGGATTTGCTCCACGGATTGAGCGTTTTGGAATATCGCAATCGGCAAAATTGGTACGACGTTCACCCGATTGTTGTGGAATTATTATGGGAACAAAACCTCTTGAATCCGTGA
- a CDS encoding tetratricopeptide repeat protein, giving the protein MGTKPLESVSHDETDKVYDDLIVTIEAKGRSLSLLVAVCDDLTYRESIIADYERELQPSFRSYQVTLNPNEPSLRAAIAELVQRETYLQEGGKAVITATGIERLYGVKLGETRSQQEIFFGYLQWTREAFREFPYAIVVWVTNPILSNLVRKAPDFWSWREGVFRFVSHKSIVVPRQDWEPIRQVLQDREWCGWDEHTEDLPIEDVKALIAQAQQQPDTNKTTLATLYFSLGKIYYNRLERGKSSDYQAEQRQGIEYLQQAAALQEELGLGEQLATTLSYLAFLYYSQGRYEAAEPLYLEALALRKKLLGEEHPDVATSLNNLAALYESQGRYEAAEPLFLEALALREKLLGEEHPHVASSLNNLAELYESQGRYEAAEPLYLEALELCKKLLGEEHPHVASSLNNLAALYESQGRYEAAEPLYLEALELRKKLLGEEHPDVATSLNNLAGLYSSQGRYEAAEPLYLEALELCKKLLGEEHPDVATSLNNLGLLYSSQGRYEAAEPLYLEALELCKKLLGEEHPDVATSLNNLAGLYSSQGRYKAAEPLYLEALELWKKLLGEEHPHTQTVRGNFRYLIEQAVQNGKAGKLSAHPVTQRIVKEMESER; this is encoded by the coding sequence ATGGGAACAAAACCTCTTGAATCCGTGAGCCACGATGAGACTGATAAAGTCTATGATGACCTAATCGTGACAATTGAGGCGAAAGGTCGCTCCTTAAGCTTATTGGTTGCGGTGTGCGACGATTTGACCTATCGCGAGAGCATCATTGCCGATTACGAACGAGAATTGCAACCGTCCTTTCGTTCCTATCAAGTGACCCTTAACCCCAACGAACCCAGTTTGAGAGCGGCAATTGCGGAATTGGTGCAACGAGAAACCTACTTGCAGGAAGGGGGAAAAGCCGTCATTACAGCCACCGGAATCGAGCGGTTGTATGGGGTTAAATTAGGAGAGACGCGATCTCAGCAGGAGATTTTTTTCGGATATTTGCAGTGGACGCGGGAAGCCTTTCGGGAATTTCCCTACGCCATTGTCGTTTGGGTGACGAATCCAATTTTGAGCAATTTGGTACGTAAAGCCCCGGATTTTTGGAGTTGGCGGGAAGGCGTTTTTCGCTTTGTTTCCCACAAAAGTATTGTCGTTCCTCGGCAAGATTGGGAACCGATTCGCCAGGTGTTGCAAGACCGGGAGTGGTGCGGTTGGGACGAACATACCGAAGATTTGCCCATTGAAGACGTAAAAGCACTGATTGCCCAAGCCCAGCAACAGCCCGATACCAACAAGACTACCCTCGCCACCCTCTATTTCAGTTTGGGGAAAATTTACTATAACCGCCTCGAACGAGGAAAGTCCTCAGACTATCAAGCCGAACAGCGCCAGGGAATCGAGTATTTACAACAAGCAGCCGCGTTGCAAGAGGAGTTGGGATTAGGGGAGCAGTTGGCAACAACCCTTTCTTATTTGGCATTCCTCTACTATTCTCAAGGACGCTACGAAGCCGCAGAACCCTTGTACCTCGAAGCTTTGGCATTGAGGAAGAAACTCTTGGGAGAGGAACATCCCGATGTGGCAACCTCCCTCAACAACTTGGCAGCACTCTACGAATCTCAAGGACGCTACGAAGCAGCCGAACCCTTGTTCCTCGAAGCTTTGGCATTGAGGGAGAAACTCTTGGGAGAGGAACATCCCCATGTGGCTTCCTCCCTCAACAACTTGGCAGAACTCTACGAATCTCAAGGACGGTACGAAGCAGCCGAACCCTTGTACCTCGAAGCTTTGGAATTGTGCAAGAAACTCTTGGGAGAGGAACATCCCCATGTGGCTTCCTCCCTCAACAACTTGGCAGCACTCTACGAATCTCAAGGACGGTACGAAGCAGCCGAACCCTTGTACCTCGAAGCTTTGGAATTGAGGAAGAAACTCTTGGGAGAGGAACATCCCGATGTGGCAACCTCCCTCAACAACTTGGCAGGACTCTACTCTTCTCAAGGACGGTACGAAGCAGCCGAACCCTTGTACCTCGAAGCTTTGGAATTGTGTAAGAAACTCTTGGGAGAGGAACATCCCGATGTGGCAACCTCCCTCAACAACTTGGGATTACTCTACTCTTCTCAAGGACGGTACGAAGCAGCCGAACCCTTGTACCTCGAAGCTTTGGAATTGTGTAAGAAACTCTTGGGAGAGGAACATCCCGATGTGGCAACCTCCCTCAACAACTTGGCAGGACTCTACTCTTCTCAAGGACGGTACAAAGCTGCCGAACCCTTGTACCTCGAAGCTTTGGAATTGTGGAAGAAACTCTTGGGAGAGGAACATCCCCACACGCAAACCGTTCGGGGCAATTTCCGCTATTTGATTGAGCAAGCGGTGCAAAACGGCAAAGCAGGAAAGTTGTCGGCGCATCCGGTGACCCAGAGGATAGTGAAGGAGATGGAAAGTGAAAGATAG